A genomic window from Streptomyces brevispora includes:
- a CDS encoding LacI family DNA-binding transcriptional regulator, which yields MPRPTPDAPHDARPTLEAVAARAGVSRATASRVVNGGAGVRKPLVEQVRKAVEELGYIPNHAARTLVTRRNGAVAVIIDEPEVRIFSDPFFSQHIRGISRELNLYDSQLVLLLVEGSGDFDRVTRYLAGGHVDGVLAFSLHTDDELPAVIRRFRVPTVYGGRPGRPDTASELAVPYVDCDNRGGAREAVRHLVSLGRRHIAHIAGPRDQTSALDRIDGYFDVLPDGDPALVADGDFTAEGGARAMAGLLERRPDLDAVFAANDLMASGALRVLRERGRRVPQDVALVGFDDMDSVAEATDPPLTTVRQDVVGMGRLMVRILMERLNDATAEPSSVITPTELIHRASA from the coding sequence TTGCCGCGTCCGACCCCCGATGCCCCGCACGACGCACGCCCCACACTGGAAGCCGTGGCGGCCCGCGCCGGGGTGTCCCGGGCGACGGCCTCCCGGGTGGTCAACGGCGGTGCCGGGGTGCGGAAACCGCTCGTGGAGCAGGTCCGCAAGGCGGTCGAGGAGCTCGGCTACATACCGAACCACGCCGCCCGGACGCTGGTGACCCGGCGCAACGGGGCCGTCGCCGTGATCATCGACGAACCCGAGGTCCGGATCTTCTCCGACCCCTTCTTCTCCCAGCACATCCGGGGAATCAGCCGTGAACTCAATCTGTACGACTCCCAGTTGGTCCTGCTCCTGGTGGAGGGGAGCGGGGATTTCGACCGGGTCACCCGCTATCTGGCCGGTGGCCATGTGGACGGGGTGCTGGCCTTCTCGCTGCACACGGACGACGAACTGCCCGCGGTCATCCGCCGGTTCCGGGTTCCGACGGTCTACGGCGGGCGCCCCGGGCGGCCGGACACCGCCTCCGAGCTCGCGGTCCCCTATGTCGACTGCGACAACCGCGGCGGCGCCCGCGAGGCCGTGCGCCATCTGGTCTCGCTCGGCCGCCGGCACATCGCGCACATCGCGGGCCCGCGCGACCAGACCTCGGCGCTCGACCGGATCGACGGCTACTTCGACGTACTGCCCGACGGCGATCCCGCGCTGGTCGCGGACGGCGACTTCACCGCGGAGGGCGGCGCCCGCGCCATGGCCGGACTGCTGGAGAGACGGCCGGACCTGGACGCCGTCTTCGCCGCCAACGACCTGATGGCCTCGGGCGCCCTGCGGGTGCTGCGCGAGCGCGGCCGTCGGGTGCCGCAGGATGTGGCCCTGGTCGGCTTCGACGACATGGACTCGGTGGCCGAGGCGACCGACCCGCCGCTGACGACGGTCCGTCAGGATGTGGTGGGCATGGGCAGGTTGATGGTCAGGATCCTGATGGAGCGGCTGAACGACGCGACCGCCGAACCGTCTTCGGTGATCACCCCGACGGAGCTCATCCACCGCGCTTCGGCATGA
- a CDS encoding M14 family metallopeptidase, producing MTASAPRGGDRRAGRRRVRNLVLTAVATALAVVLVTVSAEAARIQPRTGFESAGGARWTGPAEERSLLAAVDRHSDRVSVERIGTTKQGRPLRLVRIGSRHPTALTVLLVCSQHGDEPAAREACLTAIRDLGYAKDRATRDFLARTEILVIPTANPDGHAAGTRGNSDGMDINRDHIALRTAEGRAIAAAVRDHRPEVIYDLHEYGATPPYYDKDLTVLWPRNPNVHDRVHDESKLLAEHQVRRAAREAGYDSGLYGLWTDPVTGRPVKRTAGDGQERILRNAAGIKHAVALLVESRADPLTDAERADPARNNRRRVQSQLAGLKGLFAYVEERRGEIGAATARSRAQGFTDRGPIRLAGADNEPAGPGATLAHPPCGYRLTAAQFARVWDELALHGVTSRRDRDGVYVPLAQSARKLIPLLLDEHAKYRLTNGRADTAC from the coding sequence ATGACGGCCTCCGCGCCGAGGGGCGGCGACCGGCGGGCCGGCCGTCGCCGGGTCCGTAACCTCGTGCTGACGGCCGTCGCCACCGCGCTGGCCGTCGTGCTGGTCACGGTGTCCGCCGAGGCCGCACGGATCCAGCCGCGTACCGGATTCGAATCCGCCGGCGGGGCACGCTGGACCGGCCCGGCCGAGGAACGCTCCCTGCTCGCGGCCGTCGACCGGCACAGCGACCGCGTCTCCGTGGAGCGCATCGGTACGACGAAGCAGGGGCGCCCGCTGCGGCTCGTCCGGATCGGCAGCCGGCACCCCACCGCGCTCACCGTGCTGCTCGTGTGCAGTCAGCACGGTGACGAACCCGCCGCCCGCGAGGCCTGTCTGACGGCGATCCGTGACCTCGGATACGCCAAGGACCGGGCGACCCGTGACTTTCTCGCCCGTACCGAGATCCTCGTCATTCCCACCGCCAACCCCGACGGTCACGCTGCCGGCACCCGGGGCAACTCCGACGGCATGGACATCAACCGCGACCACATCGCGCTGCGGACCGCCGAGGGCCGCGCCATCGCGGCGGCCGTCCGGGACCATCGGCCCGAGGTGATCTACGACCTGCACGAGTACGGCGCGACCCCGCCGTACTACGACAAGGACCTGACCGTCCTGTGGCCCCGCAATCCCAATGTCCACGACCGGGTGCACGACGAATCGAAGCTCCTGGCCGAGCACCAGGTGCGCCGGGCCGCCCGGGAAGCCGGATACGACAGCGGGCTCTACGGCCTCTGGACCGACCCCGTCACCGGCCGACCGGTCAAGCGGACCGCGGGCGACGGACAGGAGCGCATCCTGCGCAACGCGGCAGGCATCAAGCATGCGGTGGCCCTGCTCGTCGAGTCCCGCGCGGACCCGCTCACCGACGCCGAGCGGGCCGACCCCGCACGCAACAACCGACGCCGGGTGCAATCCCAACTGGCCGGACTCAAAGGTCTGTTCGCCTACGTCGAGGAGCGCCGCGGTGAGATCGGCGCCGCCACCGCCCGCTCCCGGGCACAGGGGTTCACCGACCGGGGCCCGATCCGCCTCGCAGGGGCCGACAACGAGCCGGCGGGGCCCGGCGCGACCCTCGCGCACCCGCCCTGCGGATACCGGCTGACGGCAGCCCAGTTCGCCCGGGTCTGGGACGAACTCGCCCTGCACGGCGTCACCTCCCGGCGTGACCGTGACGGTGTGTACGTACCGCTGGCGCAGTCCGCCCGGAAGCTGATCCCGCTCCTGCTCGACGAACACGCGAAATATCGCCTGACAAATGGTCGAGCCGACACCGCTTGCTGA
- a CDS encoding BCCT family transporter: protein MSQDDQRAGGRGHLSVTADLPGDPTRSRRPTTDRVVFGVTALFTLAFVIWGATATASLKGVSSLLLNGLVHDGGWAFMLAASGFVVFVLWLAVSRYGKICLGQEGEEPEFRTVSWVAMMFSAGMGIGLMFYGVSEPLAHFVHPPPGTHPADAADAMQTAMATTLFHWTLHPWAIYAVVGLAIAYSTFRRRRGQTISAVFEPLIGARHAHGGVGRLIDILAVFATLFGSAASLGLGALQIGSGFHELNWMEKTGTGLLVLIIAVLTVAFVASAVSGVQKGIQWLSNINMVLALILAVFVFIAGPTIVVLDLLPTSIAAYIGDLPQLAGRTEATGKGEVADWLSSWTVFYWAWWISWTPFVGMFIARISRGRTIRQFIGGVILVPSTVSLIWFVIFGGTAIKLQEAGKLNGAETQEAQLFGVLQQLPVPTVMSLLVMILVGIFFVSGADAASVVMGTLSQKGILEPAKWVVVFWGVVTGAVGAIMLLIGNGTGDALTGLQNLTILVAAPFTIVMIGMCVALVRDLREDPLIVRREVGVEAVESAVIEGHAKYDGDFELRIGPGGNRITTEHGDKPGGSSPAAD from the coding sequence GTGTCGCAGGACGATCAGAGAGCGGGCGGCAGGGGGCATCTGTCGGTGACGGCGGATCTGCCCGGCGACCCGACCCGGAGCCGGCGCCCCACGACCGACCGAGTGGTGTTCGGCGTCACCGCGCTGTTCACCCTCGCCTTCGTGATCTGGGGGGCCACTGCCACCGCATCGCTGAAGGGCGTCTCCAGCCTCTTGCTCAACGGCCTCGTGCACGACGGTGGTTGGGCCTTCATGCTGGCAGCCTCCGGATTCGTGGTCTTCGTGCTCTGGCTCGCCGTCAGCCGTTACGGAAAGATCTGCCTCGGCCAGGAAGGGGAGGAGCCGGAGTTCCGGACCGTGTCCTGGGTCGCGATGATGTTCAGCGCCGGTATGGGCATCGGCCTGATGTTCTACGGAGTCAGCGAGCCCCTGGCGCACTTCGTCCACCCGCCGCCCGGCACCCACCCCGCCGACGCCGCGGACGCGATGCAGACGGCGATGGCCACCACCCTCTTCCACTGGACGCTCCACCCCTGGGCGATCTACGCGGTGGTCGGTCTCGCCATCGCGTACAGCACCTTCCGGCGCCGCAGGGGGCAGACGATCAGTGCCGTCTTCGAACCGCTCATCGGCGCCCGGCACGCCCACGGCGGCGTCGGCCGGCTGATCGACATCCTCGCCGTCTTCGCCACGCTCTTCGGCTCGGCCGCCTCGCTGGGCCTGGGCGCCCTCCAGATCGGCAGCGGATTCCACGAGCTGAACTGGATGGAGAAGACCGGCACCGGGCTGCTCGTCCTGATCATCGCCGTGCTGACCGTGGCCTTCGTCGCCTCGGCGGTCTCCGGTGTGCAGAAGGGCATCCAGTGGCTGTCCAACATCAATATGGTGCTCGCCCTGATCCTCGCCGTCTTCGTGTTCATCGCCGGACCCACCATCGTCGTGCTCGACCTGCTGCCCACCTCGATCGCCGCCTACATCGGTGATCTGCCCCAGCTGGCCGGCCGTACCGAGGCGACCGGCAAGGGCGAGGTCGCCGACTGGCTCAGCAGCTGGACCGTCTTCTACTGGGCCTGGTGGATCTCCTGGACCCCGTTCGTCGGCATGTTCATCGCCAGGATCAGCCGCGGCCGGACGATCCGCCAGTTCATCGGCGGAGTCATCCTGGTTCCCAGCACGGTCAGCCTGATCTGGTTCGTGATCTTCGGCGGTACCGCCATCAAGCTTCAGGAGGCCGGGAAGCTGAACGGTGCCGAAACCCAGGAGGCCCAGCTCTTCGGCGTACTCCAGCAGCTCCCCGTCCCCACGGTGATGAGTCTGCTGGTGATGATCCTGGTCGGGATCTTCTTCGTGTCGGGCGCGGACGCCGCCTCGGTCGTGATGGGGACCCTGTCCCAGAAGGGCATCCTCGAACCGGCCAAGTGGGTCGTCGTCTTCTGGGGCGTCGTCACCGGTGCGGTGGGGGCGATCATGCTGCTGATCGGGAACGGGACGGGCGATGCGTTGACCGGCCTGCAGAACCTGACCATTCTGGTGGCCGCACCCTTCACGATCGTCATGATCGGCATGTGCGTGGCCCTGGTACGGGACCTGCGCGAGGACCCGCTCATCGTGCGCCGCGAGGTCGGGGTGGAGGCCGTCGAGTCCGCGGTCATCGAGGGCCACGCGAAGTACGACGGTGACTTCGAGCTCCGGATCGGCCCCGGCGGCAACCGGATCACCACCGAACACGGGGACAAGCCGGGCGGTTCGAGCCCCGCGGCCGACTGA
- a CDS encoding FAD-dependent oxidoreductase: MSGGAAVSEVIVVGGGVSGLTTAVVLAGRGHRVRVWSRQPAEATTSAVAGALWWPYRIEPREWVGDWSLTSLRWYEELAARPQETGVRLVDGVHRGERLAALGAWAGELKDVVETAEGLRCRLPLLDMPAHLDWLEGRIRAAGGSVERRTVTSFDEAAAEAATVVNCTGLGARELVPDTGMRPVRGQLVLVENPGIEEWFTEADPASSATTYFFPQPGRLVLGGTAGADDWSTVPDPRTAEEIVARCARVRPEIAGARIIGHRVGLRPARDAGVRIEAEPLPGGGRLVHNYGHGGAGVTVALGCAEAAARLVG, encoded by the coding sequence ATGAGCGGCGGTGCGGCAGTGTCGGAAGTGATCGTGGTGGGCGGTGGGGTCAGTGGCCTCACCACGGCGGTGGTGCTGGCCGGGCGCGGTCACCGGGTGCGGGTCTGGTCCCGGCAGCCCGCGGAGGCCACGACGTCGGCGGTGGCGGGCGCCCTGTGGTGGCCCTACCGGATCGAGCCGCGGGAGTGGGTGGGTGACTGGTCGCTGACTTCGCTGCGCTGGTACGAGGAGCTGGCCGCCCGTCCGCAGGAGACCGGAGTACGGCTGGTCGACGGTGTGCACCGGGGCGAGCGGCTCGCGGCGCTCGGGGCGTGGGCCGGGGAGCTGAAGGATGTGGTGGAGACCGCGGAGGGGTTGCGGTGCCGGCTGCCGCTGCTCGACATGCCGGCCCATCTGGACTGGCTGGAGGGGCGGATCAGGGCCGCCGGGGGCTCGGTCGAGCGGCGTACGGTCACGTCGTTCGACGAGGCGGCGGCGGAGGCGGCGACGGTGGTCAACTGCACGGGGCTCGGCGCCCGCGAACTGGTCCCCGACACCGGGATGCGGCCGGTTCGCGGTCAGCTGGTCCTGGTGGAGAACCCGGGGATCGAGGAGTGGTTCACCGAGGCGGACCCCGCGTCGAGCGCGACGACGTACTTCTTCCCGCAGCCGGGCCGGCTGGTGCTCGGCGGGACCGCCGGGGCGGACGACTGGAGCACCGTGCCCGATCCCCGCACGGCCGAGGAGATCGTGGCGCGGTGTGCCCGGGTCCGGCCGGAGATCGCCGGAGCGCGGATCATCGGACACCGGGTGGGGCTTCGGCCGGCCCGGGACGCGGGGGTCCGCATCGAGGCCGAGCCACTGCCCGGCGGCGGGCGCCTGGTGCACAACTACGGGCACGGGGGCGCGGGGGTGACCGTGGCCCTGGGCTGCGCGGAGGCGGCGGCCCGGCTGGTGGGCTGA
- a CDS encoding ABC-F family ATP-binding cassette domain-containing protein yields the protein MTATLVAKDLAAGHGDRTLFAELDLVVAPGDVIGLVGVNGAGKSSLLRLLAGLDQPEEGELRLSPPTATVGHLPQEPERRPDETVREFLARRTGVAEAQATMDTATQALVDGAPGSDDAYSESLERWLALGGADLDERAEEVAADLGLTVGLDLPMTTLSGGQAARVGLASLLLSRYDIFLLDEPTNDLDLDGLERLERYVSGLRAGTVVISHDREFLMRTVTKVLELDLAQQQINLYGGGYAAYLEERERARRHAREEFEEFADKRSALEGRALMQRSWMDKGVRNARRKAGDSDKMARKFRSESSEKQAAKARQTQRMIERLDVVDEPRKEWELRMEIASAPRSGSVVATLREAQVVRGDFGFGPVSLQVDWADRIAITGANGAGKSTLLAALLGRLPLDSGHASLGSGVVVGEVDQARKLFHGTESLLEAFCAAVPDTEPADVRTLLAKFGLRADHVMRPATTLSPGERTRAALALLQGRGVNLLVLDEPTNHLDLPAIEQLESALDSYTGTLLLVTHDRRMLEAVRTTRRVEVAAGRLTEI from the coding sequence ATGACTGCCACCCTCGTCGCCAAGGACCTCGCCGCCGGACACGGCGACCGCACTCTCTTCGCCGAACTCGACCTCGTGGTCGCTCCCGGTGATGTGATCGGTCTCGTCGGAGTCAACGGCGCCGGAAAATCGTCGCTCCTGCGGCTGCTCGCCGGGCTCGACCAGCCGGAGGAGGGCGAGCTGCGGCTCTCCCCTCCCACCGCCACCGTCGGCCATCTGCCGCAGGAGCCGGAGCGGCGCCCCGACGAGACCGTACGGGAGTTCCTGGCCCGCCGGACGGGTGTCGCCGAGGCCCAGGCGACGATGGACACCGCCACCCAGGCCCTCGTCGACGGGGCGCCCGGATCCGACGACGCGTACTCCGAGTCACTGGAACGCTGGCTCGCCCTCGGCGGCGCCGACCTGGACGAACGGGCCGAGGAAGTCGCGGCCGACCTCGGTCTGACCGTCGGTCTCGACCTGCCGATGACCACGCTCTCCGGTGGCCAGGCGGCCCGCGTGGGCCTCGCCTCGCTGCTGCTGTCCCGCTACGACATCTTCCTGCTCGACGAACCCACCAACGACCTCGACCTCGACGGCCTGGAACGGCTGGAGCGGTACGTCTCCGGGCTGCGCGCCGGCACGGTCGTCATCAGCCACGACCGCGAATTCCTGATGCGCACGGTCACCAAGGTCCTCGAACTCGACCTCGCCCAGCAGCAGATCAACCTCTACGGCGGTGGCTACGCGGCCTACCTGGAGGAGCGCGAGCGGGCCCGCAGGCACGCGCGCGAGGAGTTCGAGGAGTTCGCCGACAAGCGGTCCGCGCTCGAGGGCCGCGCCCTGATGCAGCGCTCCTGGATGGACAAGGGCGTCAGGAACGCGCGCCGCAAGGCCGGTGACTCCGACAAGATGGCCCGCAAGTTCCGGAGTGAATCGAGTGAGAAGCAGGCCGCGAAGGCCCGCCAGACCCAGCGCATGATCGAGCGCCTCGATGTCGTGGACGAGCCGCGCAAGGAGTGGGAGCTGCGGATGGAGATCGCCTCAGCCCCCCGCTCAGGTTCCGTCGTGGCGACCTTGCGCGAGGCGCAGGTCGTCCGCGGGGACTTCGGGTTCGGCCCGGTCTCGCTCCAGGTCGACTGGGCGGACCGGATCGCCATCACCGGTGCCAACGGCGCGGGGAAGTCGACCCTGCTCGCCGCTCTGCTCGGCCGCCTCCCGCTGGATTCGGGGCACGCGAGCCTGGGTTCGGGTGTGGTCGTCGGCGAGGTGGACCAGGCGCGGAAGCTGTTCCACGGCACGGAATCCCTGCTGGAGGCGTTCTGTGCGGCCGTCCCGGACACGGAACCGGCCGATGTCCGCACCCTGCTCGCCAAATTCGGGCTGCGCGCCGACCATGTGATGCGCCCCGCGACCACCCTCTCCCCGGGCGAGCGGACCCGGGCGGCACTCGCCCTGCTCCAGGGCCGAGGCGTCAACCTCCTGGTCCTGGACGAGCCCACGAACCACTTGGACCTGCCGGCGATCGAGCAGTTGGAGTCGGCGCTCGACTCGTACACGGGGACGCTGCTGCTGGTCACGCACGACCGCCGGATGCTGGAGGCGGTCCGTACGACGCGCCGGGTCGAGGTGGCGGCCGGCCGGCTCACGGAGATCTGA